In one window of Rhodanobacter soli DNA:
- a CDS encoding phage tail sheath family protein produces MPSALTYPGVYIEEIPSGVRTITGVATSITAFVGRAARGPADADAESPVIINSYGDFERNFGSLDPAYPMGYAVRDFYLNGGAQAAIVRLYKASGGKPAKAAIKIANLPLEAASGGSWGNQLRARVDSNVSADIAARYGLAATDLFNLTVRDLASGTQESFLNLSVKESPRRADRVLKAGSSLVRVASSLTLPATTVPAAHLDPDAGKTVWEQDKSSAGVASADQAADSAALDDAAYLGDPDAKTGLYALKKTDLFNLLCIPPDLRDGNTSATVYQNALAFCVERRALLIVDAPAEWSGAGTITQSSNAALTALGLNGDAARNAALYFPRVIESDPKRQGQLDTFVPCGIVAGVMARTDTQRGVWKAPAGIDAALNGVQGLAATLNDAENGMLNPLGVNCLRSFPLVGPVLWGSRTLRGADLLADEYKYVPVRRLALYVEESLFRGTQWVVFEPNDEPLWSQIRLNVGAFMQNLFRQGAFQGKTPNDAYFVKCDKETTTQNDINLGIVNIVVGFAPLKPAEFVVIQLQQMAGQIQS; encoded by the coding sequence ATGCCATCTGCGCTCACCTATCCGGGCGTCTACATCGAGGAAATCCCCAGCGGCGTCCGCACCATCACCGGGGTGGCCACCTCGATCACCGCCTTCGTCGGCCGCGCCGCCCGCGGGCCGGCCGACGCCGACGCGGAAAGCCCGGTCATCATCAACAGCTACGGCGATTTCGAGCGCAACTTCGGCAGCCTCGACCCGGCCTATCCGATGGGCTATGCCGTGCGCGACTTCTACCTCAACGGCGGCGCGCAGGCGGCGATCGTGCGGCTGTACAAGGCCAGTGGCGGCAAGCCGGCCAAGGCCGCGATCAAGATCGCCAACCTGCCACTGGAGGCCGCCTCGGGCGGCAGTTGGGGCAACCAGCTGCGCGCGCGCGTCGACAGCAACGTGTCCGCCGATATCGCCGCGCGTTACGGACTGGCCGCGACCGACCTGTTCAACCTGACCGTGCGCGATCTGGCCAGCGGCACCCAGGAAAGTTTTCTCAACCTCAGTGTGAAGGAAAGCCCGCGCCGCGCCGATCGCGTGCTGAAGGCGGGTTCGTCGCTGGTGCGTGTGGCGTCGTCGCTGACGCTGCCTGCCACCACCGTGCCCGCGGCGCATCTCGATCCGGATGCCGGCAAGACCGTGTGGGAGCAGGACAAGTCCTCCGCCGGCGTGGCCTCGGCCGACCAGGCCGCGGACAGCGCGGCCCTGGACGACGCGGCGTACCTGGGCGACCCGGACGCCAAGACCGGCCTCTACGCGTTGAAGAAGACCGATCTTTTCAACTTGCTGTGCATCCCGCCCGACCTGCGCGACGGCAACACCTCGGCCACGGTGTACCAGAACGCGCTGGCGTTCTGCGTGGAGCGGCGCGCGCTGCTGATCGTGGATGCGCCGGCCGAGTGGTCCGGCGCCGGCACGATCACCCAGTCCAGCAACGCGGCGTTGACCGCGCTGGGGCTCAACGGCGATGCCGCGCGCAACGCCGCGCTGTACTTCCCGCGGGTGATCGAGTCGGACCCGAAGCGCCAGGGCCAGCTCGACACCTTCGTGCCCTGCGGCATCGTCGCCGGCGTGATGGCGCGCACCGATACGCAGCGCGGCGTGTGGAAGGCGCCGGCCGGCATCGACGCGGCGCTGAACGGCGTGCAGGGGCTCGCCGCCACGCTCAACGACGCCGAGAACGGCATGCTCAATCCGCTCGGCGTGAACTGCCTGCGCAGCTTCCCGCTGGTCGGCCCGGTGCTGTGGGGCTCGCGCACGCTGCGCGGTGCCGACCTGCTCGCCGACGAATACAAATACGTGCCGGTGCGGCGGCTCGCGTTGTACGTCGAGGAAAGCCTGTTCCGCGGCACCCAGTGGGTGGTGTTCGAGCCGAACGACGAGCCGCTGTGGTCGCAGATCCGCCTCAACGTGGGCGCCTTCATGCAGAACCTGTTCCGCCAGGGCGCGTTCCAGGGCAAGACGCCGAACGACGCCTACTTCGTGAAGTGCGACAAGGAAACCACCACGCAGAACGACATCAACCTGGGCATCGTCAACATCGTGGTCGGATTCGCGCCGCTCAAGCCCGCCGAGTTCGTGGTCATCCAGCTGCAGCAGATGGCCGGCCAGATCCAGTCCTGA
- a CDS encoding DUF4255 domain-containing protein has protein sequence MSNVLAIAATTRTLRNLLLAQMPALDAELSDLEVTLQPPDVARKGISKAQLNLFLYQVVANAAWRNLDLPGQVRPGETAPPPLALNLHYVITAWGRGENDNDAISHRVLAAAMSTLHDRGVLDGNDIRNALPDNDLAGQIERVRVTPLPQSVDELSRLWTAFQTNYRASAVYEAAVVLIDSQTAMRAPLPVLRRGPQDRGVIATASAAAVLDALDYPRHQAAVRLGEDIVLNGRQLATDHALARFSSLRLDAPVEIAPLAGEAAGTLRVHLADTADDADAASRWAPGIYTVALLVQPPGLPPLLSNELPLALAPRITLGSLAAAAGDFALNLTCTPRIRDGQRVFLLFGDRLLAPASLGNPADTHQPTALLFQLTGVAAGTYTVRLRVDGADSIPVEFSGGVPAFAANQQVVVS, from the coding sequence ATGAGCAACGTGCTGGCGATCGCCGCGACCACGCGCACGCTGCGCAACCTGCTGCTGGCGCAGATGCCCGCGCTGGATGCCGAGCTGAGCGACCTGGAAGTGACCCTGCAGCCGCCGGACGTGGCGCGCAAGGGGATCAGCAAGGCGCAGCTCAACCTGTTCCTGTACCAGGTGGTCGCCAACGCTGCCTGGCGCAACCTCGACCTGCCCGGCCAAGTGCGCCCCGGCGAGACGGCGCCGCCGCCGTTGGCGCTGAACCTGCACTACGTGATTACCGCCTGGGGTCGCGGCGAGAACGACAACGACGCGATCAGCCACCGCGTGCTGGCCGCCGCGATGAGCACCCTGCACGACCGCGGCGTGCTCGACGGCAACGACATCCGCAACGCGCTGCCGGACAACGACCTGGCCGGCCAGATCGAGCGCGTGCGCGTCACCCCGCTGCCGCAGAGTGTGGACGAGTTGTCCAGGCTGTGGACCGCGTTCCAGACCAACTACCGCGCCTCGGCCGTCTACGAGGCGGCGGTGGTGCTGATCGACAGCCAGACGGCGATGCGCGCACCGCTGCCGGTGCTGCGGCGTGGCCCGCAGGACCGCGGCGTGATCGCCACCGCGTCGGCCGCCGCGGTGCTGGATGCGCTCGACTACCCGCGCCATCAGGCCGCCGTGCGCCTCGGCGAGGACATCGTGCTGAACGGTCGCCAGCTCGCCACGGATCATGCGCTGGCCCGCTTCAGCAGCCTGCGCCTGGACGCGCCGGTCGAGATCGCGCCGCTGGCCGGCGAGGCCGCCGGCACGTTGCGCGTACATCTCGCCGACACCGCCGACGATGCAGACGCCGCCTCGCGCTGGGCGCCGGGCATCTACACCGTGGCCCTGCTGGTGCAGCCGCCGGGACTCCCGCCCCTGCTCAGCAACGAGTTGCCGCTGGCGCTGGCGCCGCGCATCACGCTCGGCTCGCTCGCCGCCGCGGCCGGCGACTTCGCCTTGAACCTCACCTGCACACCGCGCATCCGCGACGGCCAGCGCGTGTTCCTGCTGTTCGGCGATCGCCTGCTGGCGCCGGCCAGCCTCGGCAACCCCGCCGACACGCACCAGCCGACCGCGCTGCTCTTCCAGCTCACCGGCGTGGCCGCGGGTACGTACACCGTGCGCCTGCGCGTGGACGGCGCCGACAGCATCCCGGTCGAGTTCAGCGGCGGCGTGCCCGCGTTCGCCGCGAACCAGCAGGTGGTGGTGTCATGA
- a CDS encoding TMEM175 family protein has protein sequence MSAATERQGYAIRRLPVADSGRDLRHHAAFGHGGMGKMGNRVREPISDHHVGQRHLDRLVMLSDGVFAIAITLSAIEIRPTAAPGQALWQTWSTPLLIYFLSFFLIGTVWAFHRRIVAHLRDIDPIGTVINLLLLSLVALMPVVIRFVFEGLQSGQGLLVYGIALGATYACMAILWLHVAFIAGLAPDLAPEKARKWLLEMVAGALIFAALAFHEAHFRWASLALTLLALVLLAAKRLPALRRPDRPDASA, from the coding sequence ATGAGCGCGGCGACGGAGCGCCAAGGATACGCGATCCGCCGGCTCCCTGTCGCAGACTCGGGCCGCGATCTGCGGCATCATGCGGCATTCGGCCACGGGGGAATGGGCAAGATGGGCAATCGCGTCAGGGAACCGATCTCGGATCACCACGTCGGCCAGCGCCATCTGGATCGGCTGGTCATGTTGTCCGACGGCGTGTTTGCCATTGCCATCACGTTGTCGGCGATCGAGATCCGGCCGACAGCGGCGCCGGGGCAAGCGCTGTGGCAGACCTGGTCGACGCCGCTGCTGATCTATTTCCTGAGTTTCTTCCTGATCGGTACGGTATGGGCCTTCCATCGGCGCATCGTCGCGCACCTGCGCGACATCGACCCGATCGGTACGGTGATCAATCTGCTGCTGCTCAGTCTGGTGGCACTCATGCCGGTGGTGATCCGCTTCGTGTTCGAGGGCTTGCAGTCTGGCCAGGGATTGCTGGTCTACGGGATTGCGCTGGGGGCGACCTATGCGTGCATGGCGATTCTGTGGCTGCATGTCGCGTTCATTGCCGGGCTCGCGCCGGATCTCGCGCCGGAAAAGGCGCGCAAATGGTTGCTGGAAATGGTCGCGGGGGCGCTGATCTTCGCTGCGCTCGCCTTTCATGAGGCCCATTTTCGCTGGGCATCGCTGGCCCTGACCCTGCTTGCGCTGGTACTGCTGGCGGCAAAACGGCTGCCGGCCCTGCGCAGGCCTGACCGGCCCGACGCCAGCGCGTGA
- a CDS encoding C2 family cysteine protease, which yields MATSKTAKSKAARSAVAQGQHCAVINPYALADLVSGQRIPWNDLPDPERVLEQVLATPYEELFDPKYGGPLYVGLKLNERNELVQERSPLLDVQPARDGDDSKPGGLENLGEYSTLAEMARVEDFKSILTWPILCGDLSRHARLQISLRLPSALRTWQLGNALSPDVVRSITFDPKVVANVDSGWTPPGGHWATAGDFFHETAEFFDPVQGAVANCYYIASLSAIAWATPFRLAHLTRATGMSQAQFNDQINFCKPDSGGALDKAIQVTEAVPMTAGGNPIYCRSSESGESWPAIYEKAYAKLKTGTATDMPDITKTAWGDCVWATAQLNGGTRHYYDTASRSADDLWQILRSNCLSYRTFNPMTAWTYSSGDASPDHVDYASAHVVGSHCYTVLGWAYRNCRRWIVLRNPWGNTEATSSILDATISMYDVSWWRPITLKNNDGVFAMEIGAFKKYFAGFGTAH from the coding sequence ATGGCCACCTCGAAAACAGCGAAGTCCAAAGCGGCACGGTCGGCCGTTGCACAAGGCCAGCACTGCGCCGTGATCAATCCGTACGCGCTGGCCGACCTGGTGTCGGGGCAGCGCATACCGTGGAACGACCTCCCCGACCCGGAGCGGGTGCTGGAACAGGTGCTGGCCACGCCGTACGAGGAACTCTTCGACCCGAAGTACGGCGGGCCGCTCTACGTCGGGTTGAAGCTCAACGAGCGCAACGAACTCGTGCAGGAGCGTTCGCCGCTGCTCGATGTCCAGCCCGCCAGGGACGGCGACGATTCGAAGCCGGGCGGCCTGGAAAACCTTGGCGAGTATTCGACTCTGGCCGAGATGGCGCGCGTGGAAGACTTCAAGTCCATCCTGACGTGGCCCATCCTTTGCGGCGATCTGTCGCGCCATGCGCGCCTGCAGATATCGCTGCGCCTGCCGAGTGCGTTGCGGACATGGCAACTCGGCAACGCGCTGTCGCCCGACGTCGTTCGCTCGATCACCTTCGACCCCAAGGTCGTCGCCAACGTGGATTCCGGCTGGACGCCTCCGGGCGGGCATTGGGCCACGGCCGGCGATTTCTTCCACGAGACCGCCGAGTTCTTCGATCCGGTGCAGGGTGCGGTGGCCAACTGCTACTACATCGCCTCGCTGTCGGCGATCGCCTGGGCCACGCCGTTCCGCCTCGCCCATCTCACGCGGGCGACCGGCATGAGCCAGGCTCAGTTCAACGACCAGATCAATTTCTGCAAGCCCGATTCGGGCGGGGCGCTGGACAAGGCGATCCAGGTGACCGAGGCCGTGCCGATGACCGCGGGCGGCAATCCGATCTACTGCCGTTCCAGCGAAAGCGGCGAGAGCTGGCCGGCCATTTACGAAAAAGCCTACGCCAAGCTGAAGACCGGAACCGCCACCGACATGCCCGACATCACCAAGACGGCTTGGGGCGACTGTGTCTGGGCGACGGCCCAGCTCAACGGCGGCACGCGCCATTACTACGACACCGCCAGCCGAAGTGCCGACGACCTGTGGCAGATCCTGCGTTCGAACTGCCTGTCGTACCGGACTTTCAATCCGATGACGGCATGGACGTATTCGTCCGGCGATGCGTCGCCCGACCACGTCGACTATGCCAGTGCCCACGTGGTGGGTTCGCACTGCTACACCGTGCTGGGCTGGGCGTACCGCAACTGCCGGCGCTGGATCGTGCTGCGCAATCCCTGGGGTAATACTGAGGCGACCAGCAGTATCCTGGATGCCACGATCTCGATGTACGACGTGAGCTGGTGGCGACCGATCACACTGAAGAACAACGACGGGGTGTTCGCCATGGAGATCGGCGCCTTCAAGAAATATTTCGCCGGATTCGGCACGGCGCATTGA
- a CDS encoding phage tail protein gives MAQFSVNAQRFDPYKNFKFRVKWDGRYVAGVSKVSGLKRTTEVVKHREGGDPSSTRKSPGRTEYEAITIERGVTHDTEFEKWANKVWNFGAGLGAEVSLKDFRKDLILEVYNEAGQLALAYRLYRCWVSEYQAMPDLDANANAVAIQHLKLENEGWERDVGVPEPAEPSFTVPAG, from the coding sequence ATGGCTCAGTTCAGCGTCAATGCGCAGCGCTTCGATCCGTACAAGAACTTCAAGTTCCGGGTGAAGTGGGACGGCCGCTACGTGGCCGGCGTCAGCAAGGTGTCGGGCCTCAAGCGCACCACCGAGGTGGTCAAGCACCGCGAGGGCGGCGACCCCAGCAGCACGCGCAAATCGCCCGGGCGCACCGAGTACGAGGCGATCACCATCGAGCGCGGCGTCACCCACGACACCGAATTCGAGAAGTGGGCGAACAAGGTGTGGAACTTCGGCGCCGGACTCGGCGCGGAGGTCTCGCTGAAGGACTTCCGCAAGGACCTGATCCTGGAGGTCTACAACGAGGCCGGCCAGCTCGCGCTGGCCTACAGGCTCTACCGCTGCTGGGTCTCGGAATACCAGGCGATGCCGGACCTGGACGCGAACGCGAACGCGGTGGCGATCCAGCATCTCAAGCTCGAGAACGAGGGCTGGGAGCGCGACGTCGGCGTGCCGGAGCCGGCCGAGCCGAGCTTCACCGTGCCCGCCGGCTGA
- a CDS encoding ATP-binding protein has translation MNDYAPWLEANDRYLAGALADLRVRLERAAQRHDTPAAAPAAPATALMETAPAVSAPAGPKHSWVARIFSGQHAPPPLAAMDADEPSAARPIVATMPGGAAAAPAAGADEGDHTPALAVLANRLGLSAFERDVLLLCIGMELDTRFPALCAQAQHDPARPHPTFALAFAVLDAPSWDALSPQRPLRYWRLLDIHQPGAQPLIGAALSADERVVNFVKGMNYLDDRLTPLLAALPPATLPPSQQAIADQLLDSLRHVSAGEPLPLVQLLGSDSVSKQAIAQAVAAAFGAQAYRLSAELLPAAVGEQETLLRLWQRESQLLPLALYLDAAEVERGDAAAAWVKRFLARTGGLAFVDAREPWASAATQALSVDVAKPTAVEQRSLWQRLLGDVAGAQPQQLAGHFDFNLGRIEQIAHSALAAAEDRPVALAPTLWQGALAHTRPALDQLAQRIEPKAGWDDLKLPDGEKALLRQIADQVAQRTTVYDDWGFRQRMNRGLSISALFTGESGTGKTMAAEVLARELGLSLYRIDLSAVVSKYIGETEKNLRKLFDAAEGGGAILFFDEADALFGKRSEVKDSHDRYANIEVNYLLQRLESFSGLAILATNMKGALDSAFLRRLRFVINFPFPGTAERRAIWASVFPAQAAVGALDFDRLARLPLTGGSIQGIALNAAFMAAKSGVPIGMPLLLDAVRTEYRKLDKPINEADFRWRESAGGKP, from the coding sequence ATGAACGACTACGCGCCGTGGCTGGAAGCGAACGACCGCTACCTCGCCGGTGCGCTGGCCGACCTGCGTGTGCGGCTGGAGCGCGCCGCGCAGCGGCACGACACACCGGCTGCAGCGCCGGCGGCACCGGCTACCGCGCTGATGGAAACCGCGCCGGCGGTGAGTGCGCCGGCCGGGCCGAAGCATTCCTGGGTCGCGCGGATCTTCAGCGGCCAGCACGCACCGCCGCCGCTCGCGGCGATGGATGCCGACGAACCGTCCGCCGCGCGACCGATCGTCGCCACCATGCCGGGCGGCGCTGCGGCCGCCCCCGCAGCAGGCGCTGACGAAGGCGACCACACCCCTGCGCTGGCCGTGCTTGCGAACCGCCTCGGCCTGTCTGCGTTCGAGCGCGACGTGCTCCTGCTGTGCATCGGCATGGAACTGGACACGCGTTTCCCCGCGCTGTGCGCGCAGGCCCAGCACGATCCAGCGCGGCCGCACCCCACCTTCGCGCTGGCCTTCGCCGTGCTCGACGCGCCGAGCTGGGATGCGCTGTCGCCACAGCGGCCGCTGCGCTATTGGCGCCTGCTCGACATCCACCAGCCCGGTGCGCAGCCGCTGATTGGCGCGGCGCTGAGTGCCGACGAGCGCGTGGTGAATTTCGTCAAGGGCATGAACTACCTGGATGACCGGCTGACGCCGTTGCTCGCCGCCTTGCCGCCGGCCACGCTGCCGCCGTCGCAGCAGGCGATCGCCGACCAGCTGCTGGACAGCCTGCGCCACGTGTCGGCGGGCGAGCCGCTACCGCTGGTGCAGCTGCTGGGCAGTGACAGCGTGAGCAAGCAGGCGATCGCGCAGGCCGTCGCCGCCGCGTTCGGCGCCCAGGCGTACCGGCTCTCGGCCGAGCTGCTGCCGGCCGCGGTGGGCGAACAGGAAACCCTGCTGCGGCTGTGGCAGCGCGAAAGCCAGCTGCTGCCGCTGGCGTTGTACCTCGACGCGGCTGAAGTCGAACGCGGCGATGCCGCCGCGGCGTGGGTCAAGCGGTTCCTCGCGCGCACCGGTGGGCTCGCCTTCGTTGACGCACGCGAGCCGTGGGCGAGTGCGGCCACGCAGGCGCTCAGTGTCGACGTGGCCAAGCCCACCGCCGTGGAGCAGCGTTCGCTGTGGCAGCGCCTGCTCGGCGACGTCGCCGGCGCGCAGCCGCAGCAGCTGGCCGGCCATTTCGATTTCAACCTGGGCAGGATCGAGCAGATCGCGCACAGTGCGCTGGCGGCGGCCGAGGACAGGCCCGTCGCGCTGGCGCCGACGCTGTGGCAGGGCGCGCTGGCGCATACCCGGCCCGCGCTGGACCAGCTCGCCCAGCGGATCGAGCCGAAGGCCGGCTGGGACGATCTGAAACTGCCCGACGGCGAGAAGGCCCTGCTGCGCCAGATCGCCGACCAGGTCGCCCAGCGCACGACCGTCTACGACGACTGGGGTTTCCGCCAGCGGATGAATCGCGGGCTGTCGATCAGCGCGTTGTTCACCGGCGAAAGCGGCACCGGCAAGACCATGGCGGCCGAAGTGCTGGCGCGCGAGCTGGGCCTGTCGCTGTATCGCATCGACCTGTCGGCGGTGGTCAGCAAATACATCGGCGAGACCGAGAAGAACCTGCGCAAGCTGTTCGACGCGGCCGAGGGCGGCGGCGCGATCCTGTTCTTCGACGAGGCCGACGCGCTGTTCGGCAAGCGCAGCGAAGTGAAGGACAGCCACGACCGCTACGCCAACATCGAGGTGAACTACCTGCTGCAGCGGCTGGAGTCGTTCAGCGGGCTGGCGATCCTGGCCACCAACATGAAGGGCGCGCTGGACAGCGCGTTCCTGCGCCGGCTGCGCTTCGTCATCAACTTCCCTTTCCCCGGCACGGCCGAACGCCGCGCGATCTGGGCCTCGGTGTTCCCGGCGCAGGCGGCGGTGGGCGCGCTGGACTTCGACCGGCTGGCGCGGCTCCCGCTCACCGGCGGCAGCATCCAGGGCATCGCGCTCAACGCGGCGTTCATGGCGGCCAAGAGCGGCGTTCCGATCGGCATGCCGCTGCTGCTGGATGCCGTGCGCACCGAGTACCGCAAGCTGGACAAACCGATCAACGAAGCGGACTTCCGCTGGCGGGAAAGCGCCGGAGGCAAGCCGTGA
- a CDS encoding eCIS core domain-containing protein — protein MAERSARMAVRPAPAVHGALLQRKCACGTHVPGGGECADCAKKRLRRSSREGAASPMVPRLVHDVLATPGRPLEPATRNWMEPRFGSDFSRVRVHDDGHAAESARAVGALAYAVGSHVVFDTHQYAPGTPAGRHLLAHELAHTLQDPGAGGLHASLAIGQPGDASEIAADRAADAVTRGERVSVAPSGGGVMRRQMRGCAASAGDGPDVRKVHCPDGSDYRVTMTAADGPPVPGFHGSVTPGASLKEIWLDISLCKGNIQVNLQPGVDIPKALGSVVANMVAGSDALKGVAINPELKITFIQGSSFTVSLTPSVKLDDKGVAGAGGSVEVQTKDVTVKGGVNCDPRAGSCMFTLDIGGGAATKPVDCHKKGKQKITFACEKITHVPAVPEVPAQKRTETQTRYVFFRHARHEVRKDFRLPTDIQALNEQGYRVTSIKGFTSPEGPRGSEHAPQFEGNVALAIERAQAARDWLADPKVCAGCDLSGARQSGESELPPEQGQQEPEPKGPDMERGAVDEFLGKKGTPDPLAPADPAGRAKFERMPFGRQREQAYELMRRAAIVLERTQVVRERQPGVPARDEPSAVECSAEVLEAAQKSFGIKIPGPFNFDTPGKP, from the coding sequence ATGGCTGAGCGCAGCGCCAGGATGGCGGTGAGGCCGGCGCCGGCGGTTCACGGCGCACTGCTGCAGCGCAAATGCGCCTGCGGCACGCATGTGCCGGGTGGTGGCGAATGCGCGGATTGCGCGAAGAAGCGGCTGCGGCGAAGCAGCCGCGAGGGTGCGGCATCGCCGATGGTGCCGCGGCTCGTGCACGACGTGCTCGCCACTCCGGGGCGGCCGCTCGAACCCGCGACCCGGAACTGGATGGAGCCGCGTTTCGGCAGCGACTTCAGCCGCGTGCGTGTGCACGACGACGGCCACGCCGCTGAATCCGCGCGCGCCGTGGGAGCGCTTGCCTACGCCGTCGGCAGCCATGTCGTGTTCGATACTCACCAGTACGCACCGGGCACGCCGGCGGGCCGCCACCTGCTCGCGCACGAGCTGGCGCATACGCTGCAGGACCCCGGCGCGGGCGGCCTGCACGCCTCGCTGGCGATCGGGCAACCCGGAGACGCCTCCGAAATCGCCGCCGATCGGGCGGCCGACGCGGTGACGCGTGGTGAGCGGGTTTCCGTTGCGCCCAGCGGTGGCGGGGTGATGCGCCGGCAGATGCGCGGTTGCGCCGCCAGCGCGGGCGACGGCCCGGATGTGCGCAAGGTGCACTGCCCGGACGGTTCCGATTACCGGGTGACGATGACGGCCGCCGACGGACCGCCGGTGCCGGGCTTCCACGGTTCGGTCACGCCAGGCGCCAGCCTCAAGGAAATCTGGCTGGACATCTCCCTGTGCAAGGGCAACATCCAGGTCAACCTGCAGCCGGGCGTGGACATACCGAAGGCGCTCGGCTCGGTGGTCGCCAACATGGTGGCGGGTTCCGACGCGTTGAAGGGCGTCGCCATCAATCCCGAGCTGAAGATCACCTTCATCCAGGGCTCGAGCTTCACGGTGTCGCTCACGCCGTCGGTCAAGCTGGACGACAAGGGCGTCGCCGGTGCCGGTGGGTCGGTGGAGGTGCAGACCAAGGACGTGACCGTGAAGGGTGGCGTGAATTGCGACCCGCGGGCGGGATCGTGCATGTTCACCCTCGACATCGGTGGCGGCGCGGCCACGAAGCCCGTGGACTGTCACAAGAAGGGCAAGCAGAAGATCACCTTCGCCTGCGAGAAGATCACCCACGTGCCGGCGGTGCCGGAGGTGCCGGCGCAGAAGCGGACGGAGACCCAGACGCGCTACGTGTTCTTCCGGCACGCCAGGCATGAGGTGCGCAAGGATTTCCGGTTGCCGACCGACATCCAGGCACTGAACGAACAGGGCTACCGGGTCACCTCCATCAAGGGTTTCACCTCGCCCGAGGGACCGCGCGGTTCCGAACACGCGCCGCAGTTCGAAGGCAACGTGGCGCTGGCCATCGAGCGGGCGCAGGCAGCCCGCGACTGGCTGGCGGACCCGAAGGTGTGCGCCGGCTGCGATCTGTCCGGCGCCAGGCAAAGCGGCGAGAGCGAGCTGCCGCCGGAACAGGGCCAGCAGGAGCCCGAGCCGAAAGGGCCGGACATGGAGCGCGGCGCCGTGGACGAGTTCCTCGGCAAGAAGGGCACGCCCGACCCGCTGGCGCCTGCCGACCCGGCGGGCCGAGCGAAATTCGAGCGCATGCCATTCGGCCGGCAGCGCGAACAGGCGTACGAGCTCATGCGCCGGGCAGCCATCGTGCTGGAGCGCACGCAGGTGGTGCGTGAACGCCAGCCCGGCGTTCCGGCGCGGGACGAGCCCAGTGCCGTCGAATGCAGCGCGGAAGTGCTGGAGGCGGCGCAGAAATCGTTCGGCATAAAGATCCCGGGGCCATTCAATTTCGACACGCCGGGTAAACCTTGA
- a CDS encoding sigma-54 dependent transcriptional regulator, whose product MLGQSKAIQAVRAQLQRYAGCDVQVLIEGETGTGKELAAREIHYASARRDHPFVPVNCGAIPDSLIENELFGHGRGAFTDAKAAQPGLIDHARGGTLFLDEVDTLSDKGQVTLLRFLQDNEYRPVGGGAARVSDARIIAATNASLERQVAIGRFRRDLHYRLNALYLRLPPLRERGDDVALLAAHFIDAVAARLRGPARRWGEDALQALVAYAWPGNVRELDNIALRAYMGSEGPIIGLAELVAAEPAFAGAESTPRRRANEPGLHFSAAKLHAIRKFERDYLTQLMQQACGNISAAARLSGTERRQLGKLLLKHGIETKQFRSH is encoded by the coding sequence ATGCTCGGCCAATCCAAGGCGATTCAGGCGGTGCGGGCGCAATTGCAGCGCTACGCCGGCTGCGACGTGCAGGTGCTGATCGAGGGCGAGACCGGCACCGGCAAGGAGCTGGCGGCGCGGGAGATCCATTACGCCAGTGCGCGCCGCGACCATCCGTTCGTGCCGGTCAACTGCGGCGCGATTCCCGACAGCCTGATCGAGAACGAACTGTTCGGGCACGGTCGCGGCGCCTTCACCGACGCCAAGGCCGCCCAGCCCGGCCTGATCGACCATGCGCGCGGCGGTACCCTGTTCCTCGACGAGGTCGACACGCTCTCGGACAAGGGCCAGGTGACCCTGTTGCGCTTCCTGCAGGACAACGAATACCGCCCGGTGGGCGGCGGCGCGGCGCGGGTGTCGGACGCGCGCATCATCGCCGCCACCAATGCCAGCCTGGAGCGCCAGGTGGCGATCGGGCGCTTCCGCCGCGACCTGCACTACCGCCTAAACGCGCTGTATCTGCGGCTGCCGCCGTTGCGCGAGCGCGGCGACGACGTGGCCCTGCTTGCCGCGCATTTCATCGATGCCGTCGCTGCCCGGCTGCGCGGGCCGGCCAGGCGATGGGGCGAAGATGCCTTGCAGGCACTGGTTGCATATGCCTGGCCGGGCAACGTGCGCGAACTGGACAACATCGCGTTGCGTGCCTACATGGGCAGCGAGGGGCCGATCATCGGCCTGGCCGAACTGGTGGCGGCGGAGCCCGCATTCGCCGGTGCGGAGTCGACGCCGCGACGCCGCGCGAACGAGCCGGGCCTCCACTTCAGCGCAGCCAAGCTGCATGCCATCCGCAAGTTCGAGCGCGACTATCTCACCCAGCTGATGCAGCAGGCCTGCGGCAACATCAGCGCCGCCGCCCGCTTGTCCGGTACCGAGCGCCGCCAGCTCGGCAAGCTGCTGCTGAAACACGGCATCGAGACCAAGCAGTTTCGCTCGCACTGA